In a single window of the Hoyosella subflava DQS3-9A1 genome:
- a CDS encoding FtsW/RodA/SpoVE family cell cycle protein: MHQGERKNASDPLLVGSAAVLVLFGLLNLLTLGMDTTALRHAVFAVVGFVLVFALSRIKLADLTLLAWSLYGAAVGLLLAVPVVGVTVKGAQRWLELGPISMQPADLAKLAVVLAIATVLGRGYRPWRLVIALGVACVPIGLVAMQPDLSTALVLGATSVMLLILGRVPLLPLLPLFGIGIAAVPLAVLALRPYQLERIQVFLSGDHDPAGSGWAAVQAEIAIGAGGLFGLASDPLYPLRASYVPEREHDLAFVSLVYAWGLLAGLAVILALLIVVWRCALAARVARTPQGALIASGVAVLFGVHGLVSVAANLSLLPHTGLPIPLFSYGGSVMTVHLAAIGLVLAVRRDGVRRPLWIPPGKAHPQPRGARAGALVVSALLIVMSGFIWELQNNRGDELLALSDAQMTRCIRIPAERGVILDRNGVPLATNSHEYRVQVVPGMFSAHDVDGLAALVETPPDELTEMISARGEELSASAGAVGAARAQEIIDAGLPGVLVIPSGDREYPHGEILGQILGFVRIGGTDDLERWPELALGAVVGAAGIERQYDALLRGVDGRQCLFVDPAGLPVAPAERIDPVHGHDLRLHLDLEMQRLATQSLTDAIRTNGGDLGAAQVMDARTGAVLAMASVPGFDNNVYSPPADLGAIQSLADAPGHPMLNKVTQIAGPPGSTFKIVVAAANAHYQALSPAYIMPTGAAYVYGGHTFRNWQPMGPHNLVQALQWSDNVYFYRLGVMLGPDRMAEVARSLGVGERSGIDLPGEISGFLGTPETVARIGGTWYGGSTVLMGIGQGTVSVTPMQVARWTAGISTGAMVTPRIADAYGTDEYIRLPAPAPQRLAFADSLGPVRAGMRAAVTGGTAGQLADLPISSAAKTGTAEDPSAPGKGTNAWFSAVAPYEEPEIVVTAFVRGGGFGSAASGPVVKDLLQFYADNWHASAPPGLP, from the coding sequence ATGCATCAAGGAGAGCGAAAGAACGCATCTGATCCGCTGCTGGTGGGCAGCGCGGCGGTGCTGGTGCTGTTCGGGCTTCTCAATCTCCTGACTCTGGGGATGGACACCACGGCACTCCGGCACGCAGTTTTCGCTGTAGTCGGATTCGTTCTCGTGTTTGCGCTTTCGCGAATCAAGCTCGCCGATCTGACTCTGCTTGCCTGGAGTCTGTACGGGGCAGCGGTTGGGTTGCTGCTTGCGGTCCCCGTCGTGGGGGTCACGGTGAAGGGCGCCCAGCGGTGGCTCGAACTCGGACCGATCAGTATGCAGCCCGCCGATCTGGCAAAGCTCGCCGTTGTGCTGGCGATCGCGACTGTTCTCGGACGCGGTTACCGGCCATGGCGGCTAGTCATTGCGCTTGGCGTCGCGTGTGTCCCAATTGGGCTGGTGGCAATGCAGCCTGATCTATCTACGGCGCTTGTATTGGGCGCAACATCGGTGATGCTCCTGATTCTCGGCCGTGTGCCGCTGCTGCCGCTGCTGCCGCTGTTTGGTATCGGGATAGCTGCGGTGCCGCTCGCGGTCCTTGCACTGCGTCCTTACCAACTCGAGCGGATTCAGGTTTTCCTTAGCGGTGACCACGATCCAGCAGGTTCGGGATGGGCGGCTGTGCAAGCTGAAATCGCCATCGGCGCAGGCGGTCTATTCGGTCTCGCTTCGGACCCCCTTTACCCATTGCGTGCCAGCTACGTCCCAGAGCGTGAACACGACCTCGCTTTTGTCAGCCTCGTCTATGCGTGGGGTCTGCTGGCGGGGCTAGCGGTCATTCTTGCGCTCCTGATTGTGGTGTGGCGCTGCGCTCTGGCGGCGCGCGTGGCGCGGACGCCGCAGGGCGCCCTGATCGCGTCCGGCGTGGCGGTGCTCTTCGGAGTGCACGGTCTGGTCTCCGTCGCGGCAAATCTCTCACTGCTGCCCCACACTGGCCTGCCGATTCCGTTGTTCAGTTACGGCGGATCTGTGATGACAGTGCACCTGGCCGCAATCGGTCTCGTGCTGGCTGTGCGCCGTGACGGCGTGCGACGGCCGTTGTGGATACCGCCAGGTAAGGCGCATCCTCAACCGCGCGGCGCGCGCGCAGGCGCGCTCGTGGTGAGCGCACTGCTGATCGTGATGTCGGGCTTCATCTGGGAACTTCAGAACAATCGCGGGGACGAGTTGCTGGCGCTCAGTGACGCGCAGATGACGCGCTGCATCCGGATTCCTGCCGAACGCGGAGTGATTCTCGACCGGAACGGCGTACCGCTCGCGACGAATTCGCACGAGTATCGGGTTCAGGTTGTGCCGGGGATGTTCAGTGCACATGACGTCGACGGTCTGGCGGCACTAGTGGAGACGCCGCCAGACGAACTCACTGAGATGATCAGCGCGCGTGGTGAGGAACTGAGCGCGAGTGCAGGGGCTGTGGGAGCCGCCCGCGCCCAGGAAATCATCGATGCGGGATTGCCCGGCGTGCTAGTAATCCCTTCGGGTGACCGTGAATATCCGCATGGTGAGATCCTCGGGCAGATACTGGGTTTCGTGCGGATTGGCGGCACCGATGACTTGGAGCGATGGCCTGAGCTCGCTCTCGGAGCGGTGGTAGGTGCCGCAGGTATCGAGCGCCAGTATGATGCACTTTTGCGTGGCGTTGATGGCAGGCAGTGTCTCTTCGTCGACCCCGCTGGCCTTCCCGTCGCACCGGCTGAGCGTATTGACCCCGTGCATGGTCATGATCTGCGTTTGCACCTAGATCTTGAGATGCAGCGCCTGGCGACGCAGTCGCTCACTGACGCGATCCGCACCAATGGGGGTGACTTGGGTGCAGCGCAAGTCATGGACGCCCGAACTGGGGCGGTGCTCGCGATGGCAAGTGTGCCGGGCTTCGACAACAACGTGTACAGCCCTCCTGCCGATCTCGGTGCGATTCAGTCTCTTGCTGACGCTCCGGGCCATCCGATGCTGAACAAAGTCACGCAGATCGCAGGCCCTCCCGGTTCAACATTCAAGATTGTCGTCGCTGCCGCGAACGCTCACTATCAGGCGCTCTCACCCGCATACATCATGCCGACGGGCGCAGCCTACGTTTACGGCGGACACACGTTCCGCAACTGGCAGCCAATGGGCCCACACAATTTGGTGCAAGCTCTCCAATGGTCCGACAACGTGTACTTTTACCGGCTCGGGGTGATGCTAGGCCCTGACCGAATGGCAGAGGTTGCCCGATCGCTCGGGGTTGGGGAGCGGTCCGGTATCGACCTTCCGGGGGAGATCAGCGGTTTTCTGGGAACACCGGAGACGGTAGCCCGCATCGGTGGCACCTGGTACGGAGGATCGACGGTGCTGATGGGGATCGGGCAGGGGACAGTCAGCGTGACACCGATGCAGGTCGCGAGATGGACAGCCGGAATCTCCACCGGAGCGATGGTGACACCGAGGATCGCCGATGCGTACGGGACCGACGAGTACATCCGTCTACCTGCTCCCGCACCTCAGCGGCTGGCGTTCGCAGACAGCCTCGGCCCCGTCCGGGCCGGCATGCGGGCCGCAGTCACGGGCGGCACTGCCGGACAGCTGGCGGACCTGCCGATCAGCTCCGCCGCGAAGACAGGAACGGCGGAAGACCCTTCCGCCCCTGGTAAAGGCACAAACGCCTGGTTCTCCGCCGTTGCCCCCTACGAGGAGCCAGAGATAGTGGTTACCGCTTTCGTGCGCGGTGGCGGCTTCGGGTCAGCAGCCTCCGGGCCGGTCGTCAAGGACCTCCTCCAGTTCTACGCCGACAACTGGCACGCTTCCGCGCCGCCAGGTCTGCCATGA
- the mreB gene encoding rod shape-determining protein has product MDGLGIDLGTANTVVGSPSDGIILNEPSVMLVKSKDPYRAMLVGAEARELVGRTPAGLSTVRPMRDGVIVDLDSARAFLKAIIRKVVPPWQLALRPKGVIAVPAGATPLERRALLEVGQEAGLRKVALVPEPVAGALGAGINPLEPRVHLVVDIGGGTAEMTAFCYGGILAHQSCKLAGDELTSALYHYLRAEHGVVVGELTAENAKIHMHDAGEQSLILEGRDASTGRVRLVTLSTDEVAEALRPTTTEIVHALAACQEELPAQAVCDVLAEGLIVMGGGALLGGLTQLLEEASGFPVKVADRPLTCVAEGATRCLSQPEVLSAFAA; this is encoded by the coding sequence GTGGACGGATTGGGTATCGACCTGGGGACCGCTAACACTGTCGTGGGTAGCCCGTCGGATGGAATCATCCTGAATGAGCCATCCGTGATGCTCGTGAAATCGAAGGATCCATATCGCGCGATGCTGGTCGGCGCGGAAGCGCGAGAATTGGTGGGGCGCACACCTGCTGGGCTCAGTACAGTGCGCCCGATGCGCGACGGTGTCATCGTCGATCTCGATTCCGCACGCGCCTTCCTCAAAGCGATTATCAGGAAGGTTGTTCCCCCGTGGCAGCTCGCGCTTCGCCCGAAAGGAGTGATCGCCGTCCCCGCGGGTGCCACACCGCTGGAGCGCCGCGCGCTCCTGGAAGTGGGCCAGGAGGCGGGACTTCGGAAGGTGGCACTGGTTCCTGAGCCGGTTGCGGGTGCACTCGGCGCGGGAATCAACCCGCTTGAGCCGCGCGTGCACTTGGTAGTCGACATCGGCGGCGGCACAGCGGAAATGACGGCATTCTGCTACGGCGGTATTCTCGCCCACCAAAGCTGCAAACTCGCCGGTGACGAATTAACAAGCGCGCTTTACCACTACCTTCGCGCCGAGCACGGAGTGGTTGTTGGAGAACTGACTGCAGAGAACGCAAAGATCCACATGCACGACGCTGGCGAACAGTCACTCATTCTCGAAGGCCGCGACGCGTCCACGGGTCGCGTCCGCCTCGTCACGCTCAGCACCGACGAAGTGGCGGAAGCTCTCCGCCCGACAACAACCGAGATCGTCCATGCACTCGCCGCGTGCCAGGAAGAGTTGCCAGCTCAGGCAGTGTGCGATGTGCTCGCTGAGGGGCTCATCGTCATGGGTGGCGGCGCACTGCTTGGCGGACTCACACAATTGCTCGAGGAGGCCTCGGGCTTTCCTGTCAAGGTCGCTGACCGTCCGCTGACGTGTGTTGCTGAAGGCGCTACCCGTTGCTTGTCTCAGCCGGAGGTTCTTTCCGCGTTCGCGGCGTGA
- a CDS encoding NlpC/P60 family protein codes for MATTLKRTARTAMITGILSATALIPAMHASADPVTVPGVGTFDVPPQAAAQFTGNAAVDIAAPAVSQGQAIADSALSKVGAPYSWGAAGPDSFDCSGLVHWAHAQAGKPVPRTSHDQASGGSPVNINDLQPGDVVLMYSGASHAAIYIGGGQVVHALNSSTPVKVDNLGDFPFHSARRYH; via the coding sequence ATGGCTACCACTCTGAAGCGAACCGCACGCACGGCAATGATCACCGGGATCCTGTCAGCAACCGCACTCATTCCCGCGATGCACGCGTCCGCAGACCCGGTCACAGTACCGGGCGTCGGTACCTTCGACGTTCCTCCCCAGGCTGCCGCCCAGTTCACCGGGAATGCCGCCGTTGATATCGCAGCACCCGCGGTTTCACAAGGCCAGGCAATTGCGGATTCCGCTCTCAGCAAGGTCGGCGCGCCGTACTCGTGGGGCGCCGCTGGCCCCGACTCGTTCGACTGCTCCGGACTCGTCCACTGGGCACACGCACAGGCCGGGAAGCCAGTGCCCCGCACCAGCCATGACCAGGCATCGGGCGGCAGCCCCGTAAACATCAATGACCTGCAACCCGGTGACGTCGTGCTCATGTATAGCGGAGCGTCACACGCCGCGATCTACATCGGCGGCGGACAGGTCGTACACGCACTCAACTCGTCGACCCCCGTCAAGGTCGACAACCTCGGCGACTTCCCCTTCCACAGCGCGCGCCGCTACCACTGA
- a CDS encoding cupin domain-containing protein produces the protein METASLRELAQELIARAAEAPHGRNTEILHGGSGHTLRQMVIALTAGEELSEHENPGEATLYVIKGRVQLQTEGVAAELGEGDFLVLPHARHSLDALDDSAVLLTTAINQY, from the coding sequence GTGGAGACGGCATCGCTTCGAGAACTCGCGCAGGAACTGATCGCGCGCGCCGCGGAAGCCCCGCACGGTCGCAACACCGAGATCCTGCACGGGGGGAGTGGGCACACGCTCCGCCAGATGGTCATCGCTCTCACGGCGGGCGAGGAACTGAGCGAGCATGAGAACCCGGGAGAGGCAACGCTCTACGTCATCAAGGGCCGGGTTCAGTTGCAGACTGAGGGCGTGGCGGCGGAGCTCGGCGAAGGGGACTTTCTCGTCCTTCCACATGCTCGCCACAGTCTCGACGCGCTCGATGACTCGGCAGTGCTCCTCACCACCGCGATCAATCAGTATTAA
- a CDS encoding DUF559 domain-containing protein, which translates to MTPKAIDGQVRRQEFRRLGWGVYQRAEHAHSAAAVLRAAVYGAGPGAVASGPSAAWWHGLLTSAPPKPSVTVPRNRRVKRPEFAVRYRDLHRLDVSHVRRLGVTDIPLTILETAVELREGSVFLDRALQKHTALPILRAVHERNSGRTGAVAARHLMDAAEQGGSSAAERMLHQLLNRAGLVGWQSHLWSCGYEIDVAFVRARLAIEVDGWAWHRDAHRFRADMERQNVLVNAGWRVLRFSWHHLKNEPSRVLSEIVAALRHAA; encoded by the coding sequence ATGACGCCGAAAGCCATTGACGGGCAGGTCCGAAGACAGGAATTCAGGCGTCTCGGATGGGGCGTATACCAGCGTGCAGAACATGCGCACAGCGCAGCCGCCGTCTTGCGCGCAGCTGTCTACGGTGCGGGTCCGGGAGCGGTCGCGAGTGGTCCGAGTGCAGCATGGTGGCACGGTCTGCTCACGAGCGCTCCACCGAAGCCTTCGGTCACGGTGCCGCGGAACCGGCGGGTGAAGCGGCCTGAGTTCGCTGTTCGGTACCGCGATCTGCATCGACTCGATGTATCACACGTGCGGCGGCTCGGTGTCACTGATATTCCGCTCACCATCCTGGAAACCGCGGTAGAACTGCGCGAGGGATCAGTCTTCCTGGACCGCGCGCTTCAGAAGCACACAGCGTTGCCGATTCTGCGCGCGGTGCACGAGCGGAACAGCGGCAGGACAGGAGCGGTGGCCGCGCGACATCTGATGGACGCGGCAGAACAGGGCGGATCGTCGGCGGCTGAACGAATGCTGCATCAGCTACTGAACCGTGCCGGCCTTGTCGGGTGGCAGTCGCATCTCTGGAGCTGCGGCTACGAAATTGACGTTGCGTTCGTCAGGGCGCGTCTCGCCATCGAAGTGGACGGCTGGGCGTGGCACCGCGATGCGCACCGGTTCCGGGCAGACATGGAGCGGCAGAATGTTCTGGTGAACGCGGGCTGGCGAGTTCTGCGGTTCTCCTGGCATCACCTCAAAAATGAGCCAAGCCGCGTCTTGTCGGAAATCGTTGCGGCGCTACGTCACGCCGCGTGA
- a CDS encoding MBL fold metallo-hydrolase: MNKIRSDLWETEPEYPAPGLSTHAYLWTPPEGNVLFYNTTHTHELDHIAQLGGIRHHYLSHQDEIASSVRTIKERFGSQLHIHRAEAHLAAETAPVDDPFSDRHTVDSILEVIPTPGHTPGSTCYLAQGAEGAYLFTGDTIYRGADGRWFAGYIKGFSDAVALAHTLSVLATLEPDVVVSSAFAGDSGVTELGDARWADIAHSVKERLVNHTRRSEES; this comes from the coding sequence ATGAACAAAATTCGCAGCGACTTGTGGGAAACCGAACCGGAATATCCTGCACCAGGATTGAGTACCCATGCCTACTTGTGGACACCGCCGGAAGGCAACGTCCTGTTCTACAACACCACCCACACACACGAACTCGACCACATCGCTCAACTCGGCGGTATCCGCCACCACTACCTCAGCCACCAAGACGAGATCGCCTCCTCAGTTCGCACCATCAAGGAACGCTTCGGCTCCCAACTACACATTCATCGCGCAGAAGCACATCTCGCCGCTGAGACGGCACCCGTCGATGACCCCTTCTCTGATCGGCACACGGTCGATTCCATCCTCGAAGTCATTCCCACGCCCGGACATACGCCTGGCAGCACCTGCTACTTAGCTCAGGGCGCCGAAGGTGCGTACCTGTTCACGGGCGACACGATTTACCGCGGAGCTGATGGACGCTGGTTCGCGGGATACATCAAGGGCTTCAGCGATGCGGTTGCGCTCGCTCACACACTCTCGGTCCTCGCCACGCTCGAGCCGGACGTTGTCGTGTCAAGCGCATTCGCTGGAGACTCAGGGGTGACAGAGCTCGGAGACGCACGGTGGGCGGATATCGCCCATAGCGTTAAGGAGCGGTTAGTTAACCACACTCGCAGATCTGAAGAATCGTGA
- a CDS encoding M15 family metallopeptidase → MTIPTINGGNYRRRIAAGLMLMLFAGGVLALTGHNHEVAPVSVRLTSASGTSGLDPVLARAFLAAQADASREGVPLWITSGKRSHAEQQQLWENGVRSHGSPDAARRWVLPPDESAHVSGHAIDVGPVEGARWLERNGARYGLCRTYENEWWHFELATVPGGICPPMVPDASWPRPTTLSDGGNLSIELPDIPGLAELVTAAETELATLFNLD, encoded by the coding sequence ATGACTATTCCCACGATCAATGGCGGAAACTACCGCCGAAGGATTGCTGCGGGGCTAATGCTGATGTTGTTCGCTGGGGGAGTCCTCGCTCTCACGGGACACAATCACGAGGTCGCCCCAGTGTCTGTGCGACTCACATCGGCTAGTGGCACGTCAGGCCTTGATCCGGTCCTTGCGCGCGCGTTTCTCGCGGCCCAAGCGGACGCCAGCCGAGAAGGTGTGCCGCTGTGGATCACGTCCGGCAAACGTTCGCATGCTGAGCAGCAGCAGTTGTGGGAGAACGGCGTTCGCAGTCATGGCAGCCCTGACGCTGCCCGCAGGTGGGTCCTTCCCCCCGATGAATCAGCTCACGTCAGTGGGCACGCGATCGATGTTGGCCCGGTCGAAGGGGCGCGCTGGCTCGAGCGAAATGGCGCCAGGTACGGGCTGTGCCGTACCTACGAAAACGAGTGGTGGCATTTCGAACTGGCCACCGTGCCTGGTGGTATTTGTCCACCCATGGTGCCTGATGCCAGCTGGCCGCGACCCACCACACTGAGCGACGGCGGCAACCTCTCGATCGAACTGCCCGATATTCCGGGTCTCGCGGAACTCGTGACAGCGGCCGAAACGGAGTTGGCCACTCTCTTCAACCTCGACTGA
- a CDS encoding SLC13 family permease, with protein MASDGATQTARTAAASDRQEVGFAPAVPQQPVSPGRLWTGRILGPGLALLAYFLIPAHEDLSTAGRTAAAVAVLMAVWWMTEAIPLAATALIPIAAFPVLDVVAIGDATAPYASPTIFLFMGGFMIALAMQKWNLHKRIALHTVRIVGTHPRQVVLGMMIATAFLSMWVSNTATTLMMLPIAISVLALVTSGTDAAEDKNIRNFAVCLMLAIAYAASVGGLATIIGSPPNAIMVGFVDENYGITISFADWMKIGVPIGAVFLIIVWVLLTYVIYPTKLKEIIGGKEMIHKEIHELGRMSHGEWNVLIVFAVTALLWVFRDLIADFDALTSILPFMANLSDAGIAIAAAIVLFLLPASANSDRSDAEAEGGAKLHGTLDWRTVQNGLPWGVLLLFGGGLSLAGAVQETGLDEYIGTQVGGLGALPIVLLVAGTCGIVLLLTELTSNTATAATFLPVLGGVALGLGMDPMLLLLPAVLAASCAFMLPVATPPNAIVFGSGQVTIGQMIRAGVWLNIVGIVLITIAVFALGSWAMGISL; from the coding sequence ATGGCTTCAGACGGCGCCACCCAGACAGCACGCACAGCGGCCGCCAGTGATCGGCAGGAGGTCGGCTTCGCACCAGCAGTACCTCAACAACCCGTCTCACCGGGACGGTTATGGACTGGGCGGATCCTCGGCCCCGGGCTTGCCCTGCTGGCGTATTTTCTGATCCCGGCCCATGAAGACTTGTCAACCGCAGGCCGGACAGCTGCCGCTGTCGCAGTGCTCATGGCGGTCTGGTGGATGACCGAGGCTATCCCTCTCGCCGCGACCGCGCTGATTCCGATCGCCGCGTTCCCGGTCCTCGACGTCGTGGCTATCGGCGACGCGACGGCACCCTATGCGTCACCGACGATCTTCCTTTTCATGGGTGGCTTCATGATCGCACTCGCGATGCAGAAGTGGAACCTGCACAAGCGGATAGCGCTGCACACTGTACGCATCGTCGGAACGCACCCGCGGCAGGTCGTGCTGGGGATGATGATCGCGACTGCATTCCTCAGCATGTGGGTCAGCAACACCGCCACCACTCTGATGATGCTGCCGATCGCAATCAGTGTGCTCGCTCTTGTTACCAGCGGAACAGACGCCGCCGAGGATAAGAACATCCGGAACTTCGCTGTGTGCCTCATGCTGGCAATCGCGTATGCGGCCTCCGTGGGAGGTCTCGCAACAATCATCGGCAGCCCGCCCAACGCCATCATGGTCGGATTCGTCGACGAAAACTACGGCATCACGATCAGCTTCGCCGACTGGATGAAAATCGGTGTACCGATCGGGGCGGTCTTCCTGATCATCGTGTGGGTGCTCCTGACCTACGTCATCTACCCGACCAAACTGAAGGAGATCATCGGCGGCAAAGAGATGATCCACAAGGAAATCCACGAACTCGGGCGGATGTCACACGGCGAGTGGAATGTCCTCATTGTGTTCGCGGTGACAGCCTTGCTGTGGGTTTTCCGGGACCTCATCGCCGACTTCGACGCACTGACGTCGATTCTGCCGTTCATGGCGAACCTTTCCGATGCGGGAATCGCGATCGCGGCAGCTATCGTGCTTTTCCTCTTGCCCGCGTCGGCCAACTCCGACCGCAGTGACGCTGAGGCAGAAGGTGGGGCCAAACTGCACGGCACCCTCGACTGGCGGACGGTCCAGAACGGCCTGCCGTGGGGCGTGCTCCTCCTATTCGGCGGCGGTCTGAGCCTCGCCGGTGCCGTGCAAGAGACCGGCCTGGACGAGTACATCGGCACACAGGTCGGTGGCCTCGGTGCGTTGCCGATCGTGCTGCTCGTCGCGGGTACCTGCGGCATCGTGCTGCTGCTTACCGAACTGACGTCGAATACCGCGACAGCAGCCACCTTCTTGCCGGTCCTCGGCGGTGTCGCGCTGGGGCTGGGAATGGATCCGATGCTTCTGCTACTCCCCGCAGTGCTCGCCGCATCGTGCGCGTTCATGCTCCCCGTCGCCACTCCGCCGAACGCGATCGTCTTCGGTTCTGGCCAGGTCACCATCGGCCAGATGATCCGTGCGGGAGTCTGGCTGAACATCGTGGGAATCGTGCTGATCACGATCGCGGTGTTCGCGCTCGGATCCTGGGCGATGGGAATCTCGCTGTAA